In Fundulus heteroclitus isolate FHET01 chromosome 17, MU-UCD_Fhet_4.1, whole genome shotgun sequence, the following are encoded in one genomic region:
- the wnt16 gene encoding protein Wnt-16, which produces METRGSGVRRMCALTLLLVSVCPMCCRASWMWLGVTSAPEQLSCRDPVLSARQRDLCRRKPFLLPSVRDGAQLAVSECQNQFRLERWNCSTSREPTAVFGHEQSSGTKETAFIYAAMAAGLVHTVTRSCSQGNMTECGCDARLRGGGGGGGTAAEGWHWGGCSDHIQFGTWFSRRFMDDSVKNVSTSRGGYTLITMNRHNSEAGRQAIERTMSTDCRCHGISGSCAVKTCWRSMAPFHRVGSYLKERYEQSVQVSDRSRKKTRKKDQRRPVDKHQLIYLNKSPNYCVEDRRRGIAGTRGRRCNRASSGPDGCNLLCCGRGYNTHVVRNIQRCECKFVWCCYVHCRRCESMNDMHTCK; this is translated from the exons ATGGAGACGCGGGGTTCTGGAGTCCGACGCATGTGCGCTCTGACTCTGCTGCTGGTGTCGGTCTGCCCGATGTGCTGCAGGGCCAGCTGGAT GTGGCTGGGTGTGACCTCCGCCCCGGAGCAGCTGTCCTGCCGTGACCCGGTTCTGAGCGCGCGGCAGCGGGACCTGTGCCGCCGGAAGCCTTTCCTGCTGCCCAGCGTGCGGGACGGAGCCCAGCTGGCCGTGTCCGAGTGTCAGAACCAGTTCCGCCTGGAGCGCTGGAACTGCTCCACGTCCCGGGAGCCCACGGCCGTGTTCGGCCACGAACAAAGCAGCG GAACCAAAGAGACGGCGTTCATCTACGCAGCGATGGCGGCGGGCCTGGTCCACACCGTCACGCGCTCCTGCAGCCAGGGCAACATGACCGAGTGCGGCTGCGACGCTCGACtgcgcggcggcggcggcggcggcggcacgGCAGCAGAGGGCTGGCACTGGGGCGGCTGCTCGGACCACATCCAGTTTGGAACCTGGTTCAGCCGCAGGTTCATGGACGACTCTGTGAAGAACGTGTCGACGAGCCGAGGCGGCTACACGCTGATCACCATGAACCGGCACAACAGCGAGGCCGGACGACAG GCCATCGAGAGAACCATGTCCACCGATTGTCGCTGTCACGGCATCTCTGGTTCCTGCGCCGTGAAGACCTGCTGGAGGTCCATGGCGCCGTTCCACCGGGTCGGTTCTTACCTGAAGGAGCGATACGAGCAGAGCGTTCAGGTGTCGGACCGCTCCAGGAAGAAGACGAGGAAAAAGGACCAGCGCCGCCCCGTGGACAAGCACCAACTCATCTACCTGAACAAGTCTCCCAACTACTGCGTGGAGGACCGGCGGCGCGGCATCGCCGGCACCAGGGGGCGCCGCTGCAACCGGGCGTCCTCCGGGCCGGACGGCTGCAACCTGCTCTGCTGCGGCAGAGGCTACAACACGCATGTGGTGAGGAACATCCAGCGCTGCGAGTGCAAGTTCGTCTGGTGCTGCTACGTCCACTGCAGGCGCTGCGAGAGCATGAACGACATGCACACCTGTAAATAA